A window from Candidatus Margulisiibacteriota bacterium encodes these proteins:
- a CDS encoding branched-chain amino acid transaminase, whose product MKYAFFKGKIVPFSEAKIGIMTHAFNYGTGVFEGIRGYWNAEKSNMYIVKLRDHYQRLETSTKLALHSSVKYSLSELEKITLELCRKNDYKEDIYIRPIYYKSQEKIGLGLTGIEEDFCMFVSPFGAYLDISKGIRVCVSKWWRISEKSAPQGAKINGAYFNSSLAKAEALEKGFDEAILLSHQRTVAEGSGENLFVVKDGKLITPPLSETILPGITRVCIMTLAEKELGVKTAERQIKQDELYTADELFFCGTGAQVSPIVDVDGKRIGSGKPGPVTMKLQSLYFAAARGDNPKYADWVTPVY is encoded by the coding sequence ATGAAGTACGCGTTCTTCAAAGGCAAGATCGTCCCGTTCAGCGAAGCGAAGATCGGGATCATGACCCACGCTTTCAACTACGGGACCGGCGTGTTCGAAGGGATCCGCGGCTACTGGAACGCCGAAAAGAGCAACATGTACATCGTCAAGCTGCGCGATCATTACCAGCGGCTGGAGACGTCGACCAAACTGGCGCTCCATTCTTCCGTCAAGTATTCGTTGTCGGAACTGGAAAAGATCACCCTCGAGCTCTGCCGGAAGAACGACTATAAGGAAGACATCTACATCCGGCCGATCTACTACAAATCGCAGGAGAAGATCGGGCTGGGCCTGACCGGCATTGAAGAGGATTTCTGCATGTTCGTGTCGCCGTTCGGCGCTTATCTCGACATTAGCAAGGGGATCAGGGTCTGCGTCTCCAAATGGTGGCGGATATCCGAGAAGTCCGCGCCGCAGGGGGCCAAGATCAACGGCGCGTATTTCAACTCGTCGCTGGCCAAGGCCGAGGCGCTGGAAAAAGGGTTCGACGAAGCGATCCTCCTGTCGCACCAGAGAACGGTGGCGGAAGGTTCGGGGGAAAATCTTTTTGTGGTCAAGGACGGCAAGCTGATCACGCCGCCGCTCTCAGAAACGATCCTCCCCGGCATCACGCGCGTCTGCATTATGACGCTGGCGGAGAAAGAGCTGGGGGTCAAAACGGCGGAACGGCAGATCAAGCAGGACGAGCTTTATACGGCCGACGAGCTCTTCTTCTGCGGCACCGGCGCCCAGGTCTCGCCGATCGTCGACGTCGACGGAAAACGGATCGGCAGCGGCAAGCCGGGGCCGGTCACCATGAAACTGCAGAGCCTCTACTTTGCCGCCGCGCGCGGCGACAACCCCAAGTACGCCGACTGGGTAACACCCGTTTATTAA